A window of Desulfobacteraceae bacterium contains these coding sequences:
- a CDS encoding VOC family protein, producing the protein MQPDPKTTNIILYCRKWGPTVRFYREQLGLSVTFASDWFVEFRLNALSRLSIADEKRATVKGCGSRGVTLALEVEEIATLRESALKSGLAPTAIRSHPWGAWVFYLFDPEGHRLEFWQARAFDEGAGPQKRGQVLI; encoded by the coding sequence ATGCAGCCAGATCCCAAGACCACCAACATCATCCTGTATTGCCGCAAGTGGGGCCCCACGGTCCGCTTCTACCGTGAACAGCTGGGCCTGAGCGTGACCTTCGCCAGCGACTGGTTCGTGGAGTTTCGCCTGAATGCCCTTTCCAGGTTGAGCATCGCCGACGAAAAACGCGCCACCGTTAAAGGCTGCGGGAGCAGGGGGGTCACCTTGGCGCTGGAGGTGGAGGAGATTGCGACCCTGCGGGAATCCGCCCTGAAAAGCGGGCTGGCGCCGACGGCAATCCGCAGCCATCCCTGGGGCGCCTGGGTGTTTTACCTTTTCGATCCCGAGGGGCACCGGCTGGAGTTTTGGCAGGCGCGGGCTTTCGATGAGGGGGCAGGCCCGCAAAAGCGCGGTCAGGTTTTGATCTGA